From the Candidatus Methylomirabilota bacterium genome, the window ACGACCACGACGTGGACGACGTCGGGTTCGCGCGAGGGCTGCTCGACGCGCTGTCGCGCGAGCTGCCACTCGACCCGGCGCGCGTCTACGCGACGGGCCACTCGAACGGGGCGATGATGGCCTACCGGCTCGCGATCGACGCGCCGGAGCGGATCGCGGCCATCGCGCCCGTCGCCGGCATGATGGTGACCGACCGCTTTCCGCCCGCGCGCCCCGTGCCCGTGCTCCACGTGCACAGCGTGGACGATCCGCGCGCGCTCTACGCGGGCGGCGTCGGGCCGCCGTTCCCGTTCACAAACGCGCGCGTCACCCATCGCGCCGTCGAGCCGGAGCTCGCGCGCTGGGGCGCTCACGACGGCTGTCCGCCAACCCCGCAGGTGGCAGAGCGCCGCAGCGCTCCCGCGTCCGGCGGCGGTCCGGCCCACACCGCGACGCGCCTGGTCTGGGCGCCCTGCACGACCGGCGCGGAGGTTCAGCTCTGGAAGCTCACCGGCGCGGGCCACGCCTGGCCCGGCCACCCGTCGCGGCTGCCCGAGCGCCTGATGGGGCCCGACACGACCGTCATCGATGCGGCGGAAGAAGTGTGGCGCTTCTTCCAGCGGTGGCGGTTGCGATAAGCTGACGGCGCGCCATGCCTGCGCAATCCGCGACGCCCGATCCCGCCGCTGTGCTCGCGAGCGCTCGCCGCGACCTCGCGCGCCTGCCGCCGATCCTCGACGCCATCCTCGTCGACCTCGACGACGCGCTCTGGCGCGCGCGGCCGGCGCCGCGCGAGTGGTCGCCGGTCGAGATCGTGTGCCACCTGCGCGACGAAGAAGCGGAGGACTTCGGCGCGCGCCTGGGCGTGGTCCTGGCGCGCGGCGCCGTCTTCGCGGCGATCGACCCCGAGCGCTGGGCCGTCGAGCGCCGGTACCAGGAGCAGGAGCCGCGCGCGGCGCTGGCGGCGCTCCGGGAGCGGCGGGCGGCGACCCTCGCATTCCTCGCGTCCGTCGAGCCGCCGCGCCTGACCCATGCCGTCCCCCACGCGCGCACCGGCCAGCTCTCCGGCCTCGATCTCCTCGCGGCGTGGGTCACGCACGACCGGCTGCACGTGGCGCAGCTCGCCGCCACGCTCGCGCGGCTCGGCGCCGACCGCTGGGCGCCGCTCCGCGCCGAGTACGCGGGGCCGATCCCGTACGGGGAGGGAAAGACGTGCTAACGTGGTGACGACTCAGTCGGTGGAGGACAGCATGAAGACCCGGAAGGAGAAGCCGATCGCAAAGCCCATACCGTCCGACCAGCCGCAGAAGAGCGTGTTCGGCTGCATGGCTGGGACTGCCAGGATCGTGGGGGACGTCGTCTCTCCAGTCGTGCCCCCGGAGGCCTGGAATGCGGTCCGTCTGGCTATAGGGGCCGAGCGTCGCACGGCTGCTGGGCGGCGCCGCAGGGCCGGTCGGTAACGCACGCAGCGCGCATCCGCGCCGATCGCGCCGGGTCTCGCGGCTCAACGTCTCCATTCGGATACACCACCTGATGGTAGGATTTGAGCCATGAGCGAGGAGCCGCGCGAGAAGCCCTCCAACTTCATCCGCGACATGGTCGCGGCGGACACGGCGTCCGGCCGCTTCGGCGGCAAGGTCGTCACGCGCTTTCCGCCCGAGCCGAACGGCTACCTCCACATCGGCCACGCCAAGGCGATCTGCATCGACTTCGGCATCGCCCAGGAGTTCGGCGGGCGCTGCAATCTCCGCTTCGAC encodes:
- a CDS encoding DinB family protein — translated: MPAQSATPDPAAVLASARRDLARLPPILDAILVDLDDALWRARPAPREWSPVEIVCHLRDEEAEDFGARLGVVLARGAVFAAIDPERWAVERRYQEQEPRAALAALRERRAATLAFLASVEPPRLTHAVPHARTGQLSGLDLLAAWVTHDRLHVAQLAATLARLGADRWAPLRAEYAGPIPYGEGKTC
- a CDS encoding PHB depolymerase family esterase, whose product is MLALVLALALLAPGDHDRSLAVGGATRTYLLHLPPRFAERGPLAVVLAFHGGGGTAKSFKDYAGLDAVADREGFVVVYPDGTSQLGRRLLTWNAGTCCGSAHDHDVDDVGFARGLLDALSRELPLDPARVYATGHSNGAMMAYRLAIDAPERIAAIAPVAGMMVTDRFPPARPVPVLHVHSVDDPRALYAGGVGPPFPFTNARVTHRAVEPELARWGAHDGCPPTPQVAERRSAPASGGGPAHTATRLVWAPCTTGAEVQLWKLTGAGHAWPGHPSRLPERLMGPDTTVIDAAEEVWRFFQRWRLR